Proteins from a genomic interval of Spiroplasma endosymbiont of Lonchoptera lutea:
- a CDS encoding IS30 family transposase: MGYKHLGIDERIYIENQLKFKVKISEIAKNLNRSISTINREVNRNKDNNHYFSLIAQNKAENRKQLHVYFHKFKNRELVKYVQQKLLLGWSPEQIYGRIKNFHQEWIISFKTIYNWIYSGLLEKVTSKNLRRKGKKRKSQENRGKFNGKSIKERNVNNRITLGRWEGDTVVSSRGKSKSCLITLVERTSRFTLAILVENRTTKVINKNISHYLSILPNNLVKTITFDRGKEFANWQQLEKNLNVKIYFADAYSPWQRGTNENTNGLIREKFPKKFNFSNTTKNAVHKFILSLNQRPRKILNYLSPIEYLVRKII; encoded by the coding sequence ATGGGATACAAACATCTTGGCATAGATGAAAGAATTTATATTGAGAATCAATTGAAATTTAAAGTAAAAATTAGTGAAATAGCTAAAAATCTTAATCGAAGTATTAGTACTATTAATCGAGAAGTTAATAGAAATAAAGATAATAATCATTATTTTTCATTAATTGCACAAAATAAAGCAGAAAATAGAAAACAATTACATGTTTATTTTCATAAATTTAAAAATAGAGAATTAGTAAAATATGTACAACAAAAATTATTATTAGGTTGATCGCCTGAACAAATTTATGGCAGAATTAAAAATTTTCATCAAGAATGAATTATTAGTTTTAAAACAATTTACAATTGAATTTATTCTGGATTACTTGAAAAGGTTACTAGTAAAAATTTAAGAAGAAAAGGTAAGAAACGAAAATCTCAAGAAAATCGGGGTAAATTTAATGGTAAATCCATTAAAGAACGAAATGTTAATAATCGCATAACTCTTGGCCGTTGAGAAGGTGATACTGTAGTATCATCACGAGGTAAAAGTAAATCATGTTTAATAACTTTAGTTGAAAGAACATCAAGATTTACTTTAGCAATATTAGTTGAAAATAGAACTACTAAAGTTATTAACAAAAATATTAGTCATTATTTATCAATTCTTCCAAATAATCTTGTTAAGACTATAACATTTGATAGGGGTAAAGAATTTGCTAATTGACAACAACTTGAAAAAAATTTAAATGTGAAAATTTATTTTGCTGATGCATATTCACCTTGACAAAGAGGTACTAATGAAAATACTAATGGTTTAATTAGAGAAAAATTTCCTAAAAAATTTAATTTTTCAAACACTACTAAAAATGCAGTTCATAAATTTATATTGTCTTTAAACCAAAGACCAAGAAAAATACTAAATTATCTTTCGCCAATCGAATATTTGGTTAGAAAAATAATTTAG
- a CDS encoding rolling circle replication-associated protein gives MNLKPQNPTDFYMKTIYYGQYIRNIVMPLERIKANNHNASGLKNKGNCDTKLLNSNIRAKSNVIRKAYHNFWDCKKLTFLTLTYADVNEFDIRKCKRDLNKFFKKLKYWFKVKNKNIKYLYTYEYQKRGVIHFHILITEKIPHKIILQFWPYGINKNIRVRENTNEMVVKYCSKYITKNVLNEKSLNQYDLNIKAYQFSYNCQNPITRKQVFTDTLNNIVKRTVNSEFVKYLKSTVNKFKTKMCGAIYEFKNIDYVDFESANYASLESLRFRNQLRKIKH, from the coding sequence ATGAATTTAAAACCTCAAAATCCGACTGATTTTTATATGAAAACTATTTATTACGGTCAATACATTCGTAATATTGTTATGCCTTTAGAACGCATTAAAGCAAATAACCACAATGCTAGTGGTTTAAAAAATAAAGGTAATTGTGATACAAAACTGCTTAATAGCAATATTCGTGCAAAATCTAATGTTATTCGGAAGGCATATCATAATTTTTGAGACTGTAAAAAACTTACATTCTTAACTCTTACTTATGCTGATGTTAATGAATTTGATATTAGAAAATGTAAGCGTGATTTAAATAAATTTTTTAAAAAATTAAAATATTGATTTAAAGTTAAAAATAAAAATATTAAGTATTTGTATACCTATGAATATCAGAAGCGAGGCGTTATTCATTTTCATATTTTAATCACCGAAAAAATACCACATAAAATTATTTTACAATTTTGACCTTATGGAATTAATAAAAATATTAGAGTTCGTGAAAATACTAATGAAATGGTTGTAAAATATTGCTCCAAATATATAACTAAAAATGTCCTGAATGAAAAATCATTAAATCAGTATGATTTAAATATCAAGGCTTATCAATTTTCTTACAACTGTCAAAACCCCATTACTAGAAAACAAGTATTTACCGATACTTTGAATAATATTGTTAAAAGAACTGTAAATTCTGAATTTGTAAAATACTTAAAATCAACAGTTAATAAATTTAAAACTAAAATGTGTGGAGCAATCTATGAATTTAAAAATATTGATTATGTAGATTTTGAGAGTGCAAATTACGCTTCCTTAGAAAGTTTAAGATTTAGAAATCAACTAAGAAAAATTAAACATTAG
- a CDS encoding transposase, with the protein MGNKTSYSEEFKKQIVMLYKNDKSVINLGKEYNLPKPTIYSWIKNYNNSGSFKAKDNRTVEENELIYLRKENQQLRMENDILKQAALIIGKK; encoded by the coding sequence ATGGGAAATAAAACCTCATACTCTGAAGAATTTAAAAAACAAATTGTAATGCTATACAAAAATGACAAAAGTGTTATTAATTTAGGGAAAGAATATAATTTACCAAAACCAACTATTTATAGTTGAATTAAAAATTATAATAATTCTGGGTCATTTAAAGCAAAAGATAATCGCACTGTCGAAGAAAATGAATTAATTTACTTGCGAAAAGAAAACCAACAATTACGGATGGAAAATGACATTTTAAAGCAAGCAGCACTGATAATCGGGAAAAAATAA
- the whiA gene encoding DNA-binding protein WhiA, with the protein MEWLIVMSFSKIVKQEIMKKEFSHPAKQAILLGLIKSLAIFNSKQLIFECSNKTVAIFVKKLIAEIYNYYPEILTMGIKTIVYKLDLSHIVSLIINDKDISYDIKRNELVVNFERLTSEISKRAFIAGAFIATGSVNSPRISNYHLEIQGIDILFIRKLQLLINSFGFKFKRIYRRKKPLIYLKKSTEIADFLKLIDASLSLLSFENERISRDMYNSINRLTNIEISNQQKTNKAAIEQIKMINFLKANDYFLKLSLKTQQIANLRLDNPEASLSELCNLYENIYHGMISKSGINHMMREIKNSYLLFKSISSDDN; encoded by the coding sequence ATGGAGTGATTAATAGTGATGTCTTTTTCTAAAATTGTTAAGCAAGAAATTATGAAAAAGGAATTTAGTCATCCAGCAAAGCAAGCTATTTTATTGGGATTAATAAAATCGTTAGCAATATTTAATAGTAAGCAATTAATTTTTGAATGTTCTAATAAAACTGTTGCTATTTTTGTTAAAAAATTAATTGCTGAAATTTATAATTATTATCCAGAAATTTTGACAATGGGAATTAAAACTATTGTATATAAGTTAGACCTTTCACATATTGTTTCTTTAATCATTAATGATAAAGATATTAGTTATGATATTAAACGAAATGAATTAGTTGTTAATTTTGAAAGATTAACGAGTGAAATATCAAAAAGAGCATTTATTGCGGGAGCATTTATTGCTACTGGTAGTGTTAATTCGCCAAGGATTAGTAATTATCATTTAGAAATTCAAGGAATTGATATTTTATTTATTCGGAAGTTACAATTACTAATAAATAGTTTTGGTTTTAAATTTAAACGCATTTATCGTCGTAAAAAACCTTTAATTTATTTAAAAAAATCAACTGAAATTGCTGATTTTTTGAAATTAATTGATGCAAGTCTTTCACTATTATCGTTTGAAAATGAACGGATTTCACGCGATATGTATAATAGTATTAATCGTTTAACAAATATTGAGATTTCTAATCAGCAAAAAACTAATAAAGCGGCTATTGAACAAATTAAGATGATTAATTTTTTAAAAGCGAATGATTATTTTTTAAAGTTATCATTAAAAACTCAACAAATTGCTAATTTACGGTTAGATAATCCTGAAGCTTCGTTGAGTGAGCTTTGCAATTTATATGAAAATATTTATCATGGTATGATTTCTAAATCAGGAATAAATCATATGATGCGCGAAATTAAAAATAGTTATTTATTGTTTAAAAGTATTTCTTCTGATGACAATTAA
- a CDS encoding DDE-type integrase/transposase/recombinase, with protein MRKICKILGLLKSTYYYQTNKCTKLKYCNHKKTVNNDEINNVLNRQFNDKKPNEVVVSDLTYVQVGTKWHYICLLIDLFNREVIGYSAGPNKTAELVQQAFHKITRPLNKITLFHTDRGNEFKNKIIDEILITFKIAELYL; from the coding sequence GTGAGGAAAATATGTAAGATTTTAGGTTTACTAAAATCAACATATTATTATCAAACTAATAAATGCACCAAGTTAAAATATTGTAATCATAAAAAAACAGTTAATAATGACGAAATTAATAATGTTTTAAATCGTCAATTTAATGACAAAAAACCAAATGAAGTTGTTGTTAGTGATTTAACATATGTTCAAGTTGGCACTAAATGACATTATATTTGTTTATTAATTGACTTGTTTAATCGCGAAGTAATTGGCTATAGTGCTGGGCCAAATAAAACTGCTGAATTAGTTCAACAAGCTTTTCACAAGATAACACGACCATTAAATAAAATAACTTTATTTCATACTGATCGTGGTAATGAGTTTAAAAATAAAATTATTGATGAAATTTTAATAACCTTTAAAATTGCTGAATTATACTTGTAA
- a CDS encoding MATE family efflux transporter yields the protein MKLKINWKQYWDWEFNKKVLRMMLPLILQSLIVAFINVLDTIFISIFNPEQLTGLGLTNDMFILLIYSFWAISGAGGIYTTQYLGKKNYAKVAETTRIKLILALILAVVYFTLISTLRTSLINIIVNLDNHLPEDKKNLISQSANDYLQIINYTTWFLGISLIFYNTMYECGDAWTPLYINFLPLTINAILNPIFIKLCGWGVVGAAWSTFIARVCEFIVVIAFIVWKKPVYYPGWKIWKTTLDLWKKIMKNFVFIFMANALFALSSFVQKMIILKEGFLDNSYQAAILTFSIIGVFYSFFNGYYVAVPYFVGRELGANHIVKAKVNFYAELYL from the coding sequence ATGAAATTAAAAATTAATTGAAAACAATATTGAGATTGAGAATTTAATAAAAAAGTTTTACGGATGATGTTACCTTTGATTTTGCAAAGTTTGATTGTTGCTTTTATTAATGTTTTAGATACAATTTTTATTTCAATTTTTAATCCTGAACAATTAACTGGTTTAGGTTTAACGAATGATATGTTTATTTTATTAATTTATAGTTTTTGAGCGATTTCGGGTGCTGGGGGTATTTATACAACACAATATTTAGGGAAAAAGAATTATGCTAAAGTTGCGGAAACCACAAGAATAAAATTAATTTTAGCACTTATTTTGGCAGTAGTTTATTTTACCTTAATATCGACATTAAGAACATCATTAATTAATATTATTGTGAATTTAGATAATCATTTGCCGGAAGATAAGAAAAATTTGATTTCTCAATCTGCAAATGATTATTTGCAGATTATTAATTATACAACTTGGTTTTTAGGTATTTCGTTAATTTTTTATAATACAATGTATGAGTGTGGCGATGCTTGAACACCGTTGTATATTAACTTTTTGCCTTTAACAATTAATGCGATTTTAAATCCAATTTTTATTAAACTTTGTGGTTGAGGTGTTGTTGGTGCTGCGTGGTCAACATTTATTGCTCGGGTTTGTGAATTTATTGTTGTCATTGCTTTTATAGTTTGAAAGAAGCCAGTTTATTATCCAGGATGAAAAATTTGAAAAACAACATTAGATTTGTGAAAAAAAATTATGAAAAACTTTGTGTTTATTTTTATGGCGAATGCCTTGTTTGCGCTTTCATCGTTTGTGCAAAAGATGATTATTTTAAAAGAAGGATTTTTAGATAATTCTTATCAAGCGGCAATTTTAACATTTAGCATTATTGGCGTGTTTTATTCATTTTTTAATGGTTATTATGTGGCTGTTCCATATTTTGTTGGTCGGGAGTTAGGAGCTAATCATATTGTTAAAGCAAAAGTTAATTTTTATGCTGAATTATACTTGTAA
- the trxB gene encoding thioredoxin-disulfide reductase yields MKNNINTDYDLIIIGAGPGGFTSAIYACRAELKVLLINEGPPGGKMVKTYDIENYPGFDKILGPDLSLAMDGQVRKLGAEYEATKVMNIEIATDGNNKIITGENGKIWLTKAVIIATGTVENELLVDGAKRLYGHGVSYCAVCDGAFFRNKDIVVVGGGDSAIEEAVYLTKFARKLYLVHRRNEFRASKGALTIAQNNNKIEWLLNYVVKEVIGKNSLEQVVIEHTATKEQQVIDTSAIFPYIGSTPISNFVKDLKICDENGYIITNEIMHTSVLGIFAIGDVRQTVLRQIATAVGDGAIAAQEAIKYLDQLKL; encoded by the coding sequence ATGAAAAACAATATTAATACTGATTATGATTTAATTATTATTGGTGCGGGTCCGGGTGGATTTACTAGTGCGATTTATGCGTGTCGGGCGGAGTTGAAAGTACTTCTTATTAACGAAGGTCCTCCCGGAGGGAAAATGGTAAAAACTTATGATATTGAAAATTATCCGGGTTTTGATAAAATATTAGGACCTGACTTGTCATTAGCAATGGATGGGCAAGTTAGAAAATTAGGCGCTGAATATGAAGCTACTAAGGTAATGAATATTGAAATTGCAACCGACGGTAATAATAAGATTATTACTGGTGAAAATGGTAAAATATGGCTTACTAAAGCGGTTATTATTGCTACGGGAACGGTTGAAAATGAGTTATTGGTGGATGGTGCTAAGAGATTATATGGTCACGGAGTTTCTTACTGTGCGGTTTGTGATGGGGCATTTTTTCGTAATAAGGATATTGTTGTTGTTGGTGGGGGTGATTCTGCTATTGAAGAAGCGGTATATTTAACTAAGTTTGCTAGAAAGTTATATTTAGTGCATCGCCGAAATGAATTTCGGGCTTCGAAAGGAGCATTAACAATTGCTCAAAATAATAATAAAATTGAATGACTGTTAAATTATGTTGTTAAGGAAGTTATTGGTAAAAATTCTCTTGAACAAGTTGTTATTGAACATACTGCGACAAAAGAGCAACAAGTAATTGATACTAGTGCAATTTTTCCTTATATTGGTTCAACACCAATTTCTAATTTTGTTAAAGACTTGAAAATTTGTGATGAAAATGGTTATATTATTACTAATGAAATAATGCATACTAGTGTTTTGGGAATATTTGCGATTGGTGATGTTCGTCAGACAGTTTTAAGACAAATTGCTACTGCTGTTGGTGATGGTGCGATTGCTGCTCAAGAAGCAATAAAATATTTAGATCAATTGAAATTGTAA
- a CDS encoding MATE family efflux transporter, with translation MAYKILGFGLILNATIALLIIFSSPFILNFFTGSPAVIYVAKWYLAFQGIAFFFLSTSIIFFNILRIGGKNLLSSLIDILCTWVFIVGLTWFAFTIFKSNDYEVFSENWVMVTIIVFLIVSLAEIIQFSILIITVRKVNWANNLVKQ, from the coding sequence TTGGCTTATAAAATTTTAGGTTTTGGTTTAATTTTAAATGCGACAATTGCTTTATTAATCATATTTAGTTCGCCATTTATTCTTAATTTCTTTACGGGAAGTCCAGCAGTTATTTATGTTGCTAAGTGGTACTTAGCTTTTCAAGGGATAGCGTTCTTTTTCTTATCAACATCAATTATTTTCTTTAATATTTTAAGGATCGGTGGTAAAAATTTGTTATCAAGTTTAATTGATATTCTTTGCACTTGGGTTTTTATTGTGGGGTTAACTTGATTTGCATTTACAATTTTTAAATCCAATGATTATGAAGTGTTTTCTGAGAATTGAGTAATGGTGACAATAATTGTATTTTTAATTGTTTCTTTAGCTGAAATTATTCAATTTTCAATATTAATTATTACTGTGCGAAAAGTTAATTGAGCTAATAATTTAGTAAAACAATAA
- a CDS encoding IS3 family transposase (programmed frameshift), with protein MGNKTSYSEEFKKQIVMLYKNDKSVINLGKEYNLPKPTIYSWIKNYNNSGSFKAKDNRTVEENELIYLRKENQQLRMENDIFKASSTDNREKITIINNNKNKYSVRKICKILGLLKSTYYYQTNKCTKFDVNNYEQEVISAFNKSRKIYGARKIKAVLIIKNIILSRRKIRFIMIKNNLVSKYTKLKYCNHKKTVNNDEINNVLNRQFNDKKPNEVVVSDLTYVQVGTKWHYICLLIDLFNREVIGYSAGPNKTAELVQQAFHKITRPLNKITLFHTDRGNEFKNKIIDEILITFKIKRSLSSKGCPYDNAVAEATYKTFKTEFINGKKFANLTQLKCELFDFVNWYNNIRIHGSLNYLTPVEFRKYQST; from the exons ATGGGAAATAAAACCTCATACTCTGAAGAATTTAAAAAACAAATTGTAATGCTATACAAAAATGACAAAAGTGTTATTAATTTAGGGAAAGAATATAATTTACCAAAACCAACTATTTATAGTTGAATTAAAAATTATAATAATTCTGGGTCATTTAAAGCAAAAGATAATCGCACTGTCGAAGAAAATGAATTAATTTACTTGCGAAAAGAAAACCAACAATTACGAATGGAAAATGACATTT TTAAAGCAAGCAGCACTGATAATCGGGAAAAAATAACAATAATTAATAACAACAAAAATAAATATTCAGTGAGGAAAATATGTAAGATTTTAGGTTTACTAAAATCAACATATTATTATCAAACTAATAAATGCACCAAGTTTGATGTTAATAATTATGAACAAGAAGTTATCAGTGCATTTAATAAAAGTCGCAAGATTTATGGTGCTCGTAAAATTAAAGCTGTTTTAATAATAAAAAATATCATTTTATCACGACGAAAAATCCGATTCATTATGATCAAAAATAATTTGGTTTCTAAATACACCAAGTTAAAATATTGTAATCATAAAAAAACAGTTAATAATGACGAAATTAATAATGTTTTAAATCGTCAATTTAATGACAAAAAACCAAATGAAGTTGTTGTTAGTGATTTAACATATGTTCAAGTTGGCACTAAATGACATTATATTTGTTTATTAATTGACTTGTTTAATCGCGAAGTAATTGGCTATAGTGCTGGGCCAAATAAAACTGCTGAATTAGTTCAACAAGCTTTTCACAAGATAACACGACCATTAAATAAAATAACTTTATTTCATACTGATCGTGGTAATGAGTTTAAAAATAAAATTATTGATGAAATTTTAATAACCTTTAAAATTAAAAGATCATTAAGCTCCAAAGGATGCCCATATGATAATGCTGTTGCTGAAGCAACTTACAAAACCTTTAAAACCGAATTTATTAACGGTAAAAAATTTGCAAACTTAACACAACTAAAATGCGAACTATTTGATTTTGTTAATTGATATAACAATATTCGAATTCATGGCAGTTTAAATTATTTAACTCCCGTTGAATTTAGAAAATACCAGTCTACATAA
- a CDS encoding IS30 family transposase, giving the protein MGYKHLGIDERIYIENQLKFKVKISEIAKNLNRSISTINREVNRNKDNNHYFSLIAQNKAENRKQLHVYFHKFKNRELVKYVQQKLLLGWSPEQIYGIIKNFHQEWIISFKTIYNWIYSGLLEKVTSKNLRRKGKKRKSQENRGKFNGKSIKERNVNNRITLGHWEGDTVVSSRGKSKSCLITLVERTSRFTLAILVENRTTKVINKNISHYLSILPNNLVKTITFDRGKEFANWQQLEKNLNVKIYFADAYSPWQRGTNENTNGLIREKFPKKFNFSNTTKNAVHKFILSLNQRPRKILNYLSPIEYLVRKII; this is encoded by the coding sequence ATGGGATACAAACATCTTGGCATAGATGAAAGAATTTATATTGAGAATCAATTGAAATTTAAAGTAAAAATTAGTGAAATAGCTAAAAATCTTAATCGAAGTATTAGTACTATTAATCGAGAAGTTAATAGAAATAAAGATAATAATCATTATTTTTCATTAATTGCACAAAATAAAGCAGAAAATAGAAAACAATTACATGTTTATTTTCATAAATTTAAAAATAGAGAATTAGTAAAATATGTACAACAAAAATTATTATTAGGTTGATCGCCTGAACAAATTTATGGCATAATTAAAAATTTTCATCAAGAATGAATTATTAGTTTTAAAACAATTTACAATTGAATTTATTCTGGATTACTTGAAAAGGTTACTAGTAAAAATTTAAGAAGAAAAGGTAAGAAACGAAAATCTCAAGAAAATCGGGGTAAATTTAATGGTAAATCCATTAAAGAACGAAATGTTAATAATCGCATAACTCTTGGCCATTGAGAAGGTGATACTGTAGTATCATCACGAGGTAAAAGTAAATCATGTTTAATAACTTTAGTTGAAAGAACATCAAGATTTACTTTAGCAATATTAGTTGAAAATAGAACTACTAAAGTTATTAACAAAAATATTAGTCATTATTTATCAATTCTTCCAAATAATCTTGTTAAGACTATAACATTTGATAGGGGTAAAGAATTTGCTAATTGACAACAACTTGAAAAAAATTTAAATGTGAAAATTTATTTTGCTGATGCATATTCACCTTGACAAAGAGGTACTAATGAAAATACTAATGGTTTAATTAGAGAAAAATTTCCTAAAAAATTTAATTTTTCAAACACTACTAAAAATGCAGTTCATAAATTTATATTGTCTTTAAACCAAAGACCAAGAAAAATACTAAATTATCTTTCGCCAATCGAATATTTGGTTAGAAAAATAATTTAG
- a CDS encoding prolipoprotein diacylglyceryl transferase, with amino-acid sequence MMNIYSNWVPNEIPGTNGILRFYPLFILLGIIVSILASWIKLKRREIPTEPFEWSIFLTVPSAIFGSSIIGKINSPIIDQYGFWGYFMIWEPGLAVHGGVIAGVIVGYFWFRHYSKKYEISLWIFADAIIPNILLGQVIGRWGNFFNHELLGQITTSLDWLPDWLLENLRKANADGSPVEGIGIVRHPLFLYESLINLFSWVLITFVIPKIGMWNSVKPWKKYPKKFIPLWEKDVELLESEKNWATPFKKIYYRRLWKLNCWNQAYFEQTPSKTKKLTVVRKYPEPHLKANNPFFRLMERWFKNQWIRIKQLWTQDGKPLEKNANPDKYWMTRVGVQTGSYVVMYSMVRIILEMFRDESDILFPYDYVGTYIFLGLGVITGIILIIFAQVISVRKWRQIRWLYEKQY; translated from the coding sequence ATGATGAATATATATTCAAATTGAGTACCTAATGAAATTCCAGGGACTAATGGTATTTTAAGATTTTATCCGCTTTTTATTCTTTTAGGAATAATTGTTTCGATTTTAGCTTCTTGGATTAAATTAAAACGCCGCGAGATTCCAACTGAACCATTTGAATGAAGTATTTTTTTAACTGTTCCGAGTGCAATTTTTGGTTCTTCAATTATTGGGAAAATTAATAGTCCTATTATTGATCAGTATGGGTTTTGAGGTTATTTTATGATTTGAGAACCGGGATTAGCAGTTCATGGTGGTGTTATTGCTGGTGTTATTGTTGGTTATTTTTGATTTCGGCATTATTCTAAAAAATATGAAATATCGTTATGAATATTTGCTGATGCCATTATTCCAAATATTTTATTAGGGCAAGTTATTGGTCGTTGAGGTAATTTTTTTAATCATGAACTTTTAGGACAGATAACGACTTCATTAGATTGATTACCTGATTGATTATTAGAAAATTTAAGAAAAGCTAATGCGGATGGTAGTCCAGTTGAAGGAATTGGGATTGTTCGTCACCCTTTGTTTTTGTATGAATCATTAATTAATTTATTTTCTTGGGTACTAATTACTTTTGTTATTCCTAAAATTGGTATGTGAAATAGTGTTAAACCTTGAAAGAAATATCCTAAAAAATTTATTCCGCTTTGAGAAAAAGATGTGGAATTATTGGAAAGTGAAAAAAATTGGGCAACACCGTTTAAAAAAATTTATTATCGTCGTCTTTGAAAGTTAAATTGTTGAAATCAAGCTTATTTTGAACAAACTCCGAGTAAAACAAAAAAGTTAACGGTAGTAAGAAAATATCCAGAACCGCATTTAAAAGCTAATAATCCATTTTTTAGACTTATGGAACGATGATTTAAAAATCAATGAATAAGAATTAAACAATTATGAACTCAAGATGGTAAACCTTTAGAAAAAAATGCTAATCCGGATAAATATTGAATGACGCGAGTTGGTGTTCAAACTGGAAGTTATGTAGTTATGTATAGTATGGTGCGAATTATTTTGGAAATGTTTCGTGATGAAAGTGATATTTTATTTCCTTATGATTATGTGGGTACTTATATATTTTTAGGGCTAGGTGTTATTACTGGAATTATTTTGATAATTTTTGCACAAGTTATTAGCGTTCGTAAATGAAGACAAATTAGGTGATTATATGAAAAACAATATTAA
- the hprK gene encoding HPr(Ser) kinase/phosphatase — protein sequence MNKKVLTLREVVEKFNLSLLSGDEQVLEREIEIGGINRAGLELAGFISDETSRKHRIVLLGGKENEYINKLPATERKARYEKLINQDVPAIFTSIRFNEPVLVEYAKEINFPVIEANYSSNDFYNIIVSYIDNRLAPMEMVHASLINIYGLGVLIKGDSGIGKSENTLELVKKGHLFVGDDGIVLQRYVNKVIGRSDEKLKHHIEIRGIGILNLTKMYGSRTTLEVTDIDIIVNLKLADSEYFANLNRVQTEIDREEIFGIKIPAITIPVTLGRNISELIEAAVINIKLHNEGINSSELFINRIDSELKT from the coding sequence ATGAATAAAAAAGTATTAACTTTACGAGAAGTTGTGGAAAAATTTAATTTATCATTATTGTCTGGTGATGAACAAGTGCTGGAACGAGAAATTGAAATTGGGGGCATTAATCGTGCAGGATTAGAATTAGCAGGTTTTATTTCTGATGAAACTAGTCGTAAGCATCGGATTGTTTTATTAGGTGGTAAAGAGAATGAATACATTAATAAGTTACCAGCAACAGAGCGCAAGGCTCGTTATGAGAAACTTATTAATCAAGATGTTCCAGCGATTTTTACTAGTATTCGTTTTAATGAACCGGTATTAGTAGAATATGCTAAAGAGATAAATTTTCCTGTTATTGAGGCTAATTATTCTTCTAATGATTTTTATAATATTATTGTTAGTTACATTGATAATCGTTTAGCACCAATGGAAATGGTTCATGCATCGTTAATTAATATTTATGGTTTGGGAGTTTTAATTAAAGGTGATAGTGGAATTGGAAAATCAGAAAATACTTTAGAATTAGTTAAAAAAGGACATTTGTTTGTTGGTGATGATGGGATTGTTTTGCAAAGATATGTTAATAAAGTTATTGGTCGTAGTGATGAAAAGTTAAAGCATCATATTGAAATTAGAGGCATTGGGATTTTAAATTTAACGAAGATGTATGGTTCAAGAACAACTTTGGAAGTTACTGATATTGATATTATTGTTAATTTAAAATTGGCTGATAGTGAGTATTTTGCTAATTTAAATCGTGTGCAAACAGAAATTGATAGAGAAGAAATTTTTGGTATTAAAATTCCAGCGATTACGATTCCTGTAACTTTAGGAAGAAATATTTCGGAATTAATTGAAGCAGCTGTTATTAATATTAAGTTGCATAATGAAGGTATAAATAGTTCTGAGTTATTTATTAACCGAATTGATAGTGAACTTAAAACATAA
- a CDS encoding helix-turn-helix transcriptional regulator, which translates to MIKDVMNVKIKFGQQIRRLRINLHLSQEELAYECDLNKNYVSDIERGESG; encoded by the coding sequence ATGATTAAGGATGTTATGAATGTTAAAATTAAGTTTGGTCAACAAATTAGACGATTACGAATAAATTTGCATTTGTCACAAGAAGAATTAGCATATGAATGTGATTTAAATAAAAATTATGTTTCTGATATTGAACGCGGTGAAAGTGGATAG